The segment gcattagaggtagcgttacatggacatcggaaaaataagacctgtgtaaaattatttaagacctagaacagcgaatttaagactttttaaggcctaaaattttgatttttaaattttagactttttaagactttttaagaccccgcggaaaccctgtaatatgctaatgatttttggcacaaaagaaaattcgataattttgacccatacaatgtatttttggctattgctacaaatatacccatgctacttaacacTGGTCTTGTGGTACAGGTTTAcatattatatattgacattatcacttttaatatgcccgTAAACTGTtgtaaatacaattttttaaagtcctggatcttcagaaaagcttgtgcTTGTAAAGTAAAGTCTCTGGAGTTTAATTCTATTGTCCTGCTCATACCATTAGTGGAGATGCAGACAGCCTGATCCCTCTGCAGTGAGTCTGTGTCAGTTCTGCTGTCCGCACACACACCCAAACTGTCACGCTTATCAGTCTGTCCAGCAGCTGTGATCCTGCAAACAAACAAGTGACAAAGCCAAAAATCAGACCCACAATGACTGAGACATATGATAAGCCTGCTGATATTTGTTACTGTAAAAATTTGTGATGATTCTGCATCTTTCCGTTGTTTTGAATAATTAATTGCTATATGCGTAATATGATCTTAGCCTATTTATAGCGCTCTACTTTCATATATATCTGCTATGAGAATATGTGGCAGAATGAAATGCTGATGTACTTGAAGGTGAGGGTCTGGCCACAGAAGTAGGTGGGGGTGTTGGAGTACAGAACACCTCCGTGACCAGGCGATGAGTCATTGCGCATGGCGATGTTCTTCCTACTGCTTAAAATGTAACCATCCACGCCTGGAAGCCATTCTGCAAACACACAATAGCATTCATGAAACATTCATATTTGCTTGAGGTGTTTTAGAAAAGACTTCCatagaaattctgtcattaactcaccctcaagcagttttaaacctgtatgaatttctttcttctgttgaacataaacaagatattttgaagaatgtgggtaaccaaaaagttgctggtccccattgacttccacagtatggAATAAAAACTActacttaagggtgagtaaatgacagaactttaatttttaggtgaactatcctagTTTAACTTTAGAAAATGCTAGGTTTCATTCAGTCAGTACCGTGGGGTGCGAGAGTGGTGTAGCCGGTCTGCGGGATGCTCCACGGGCTCCATTCGGTTCGGCCCTCTCCTCTGGCACACACGCGAAACAGGTGGTCGATGTGTGGGTCAAGATGGAGCACCAGGAACTCGGTGTCTTTTCCAATGTACGCGTCCTCATACTGAGAAGAGTTACCACGACGGTACTGCAACCGGTAGTCTTGAGGGGTGAAGTCATCGTCCACCTACGCACAAACAGTAGGCATTACTAGGAGGGTCACGAAAATGAAAATGTCTGATGGACTTAAACATGGGAGGCCAGACCAACCTTACACCAGCGCACCAGCACACCGCCTGGTCTCTCCACCAGCTCCTCAATCTGGACAGGCGGATGAGAGGCCACGCTGCCATGGCGAGCCACTTGCGTACGAAACATATGCAGCAAAGAGTCGTCCAGCTGCGCAGACAGACATGGCACGTCCACCAGCACAGGTACCTCAGGCAGACTGAGGACACATCGTGACAATATGTATTtagatatacagtcgtggccaaaagttttgagaatgacacaaatattagttttcacaaagtttgctgttaaactgcttttagatctttgtttcagttgtttctgtgatgtactgaaatataattaaaagcacttcatacatttcaaaggcttttatcgacaattacatgacatttatgcaaagagtcagtatttgccgtgttggcccttctttttcaggacctctgcaattcgactgggcatgctctcaatcaacttctgggccaaatcctgactgatagcaacccattctttcataatcacttcttggagtttgtcagaattagtgggtttttgtttgaccacaagttctcaatgggattaagatctggggagtttccaggccacggacccaaaatttcaacgttttggtccccgagccacttagttatcacttttgccttatggcacggtgctccatcgtgctggaaaatgcattgttcttcaccaaactgttgttgggttgttggaagaagttgctgttggagggtgttttggtaccattctttattcatggctgtgtttttggacaaaattgtgagtgagcccactcccttggatgagaagcagccccacacatgaatggtctcaggatgctttactgttggcatgacacaggactgatggtagcgctcaccttttctttctAAAattaccggtcgccgccatcttgaatttagtcacgataagtcgagtgacgagcaggaaggaacttatcaggttatcaacttatcaggatgtagtttccttcgtgctcgtcactcgacttatcgtgactaaattcaagacgGCGGCGACCGGtaattttactaaggggaatgtctgtataaatcttcttgtaattaaactaccagtgctttttctgagttctcaatgtctcgttataaatgtcagggcccttggaagtctaccaatgaagtgtggcgctactttgtgcctcgtaaatggtgtaaaacagtgatttatttacatggctagtccgatgccctattcaccctcattgacaacctgatgttagcatcggctaactaacgccagatttcggactgcagtggacaagccgagatgagcaatgaagggtaagttcacactcggtatcatgattcaacacacttaagcagcaacttttccaatttccagtatttatgtaattctccaAACTTCTGGCCACGACTGTGCtgcatttgttattttttattcatttgatttatttttaaagggatagtttagccaaaaatgaatATTACCACAAGATTTACTAACTCTatttgtatatgactttcttctttcagatgaatacaattggagttactttaaaaaatgtcctggctctttcaagctttgtAAATGGGtgtcaggattttttttaagtcCGAAAGTGcgtccattcatcataaaaagtactccggaggcttaataaaggtcttctgaaTTTAACCAATGCGTCtgtaaaatatccatatttaaaactgtataaaCTGTAATCTTCCACTAACTGTCATACGTGCGTccacgagagagtggcgttccagcggatgagaaccaagttttgttaacagcaaaggaaaaccagtctcctcttggcttctATCGAATTCCTCTGACATTTTCCTTTACAAAACCTTGTTTTGAACTTCCAATTCGTGACTGGTGTTTTTTACTTAGTGAACAAACTCCATCGCACACCTGCAAGTGATAGGTGCGTAGGATAATAAGACCAACCAGGTAGATcgtttcaacagacaagcaatTCCCGCACACTATCGTAACTTGCAAAGAAGTAATATTTATTGACACATCGTGTGACCGAAACGTTGTGTCAATAAATATTACTTCTTTGCAAGTTACGATAGTGTGCGGGAATTGCTTGTCTGGTGTTTTTTACTTAAAATTataaacagccattcactgctattaaaaCGTTAGGAAATGGTAGGATATTtctttttatataactctgattgcatttgtctaAAGGAAGAAAATCATATAGCTCaatgatggcttgagggtgagtaaagcaAAGCATCATTTAGtactgggcaatgattaatcgcaattaattgcattcaaaataatgtttttctttatataatatatgtgtgtactgtgtatatttattatgtatatataatgacacacacatacagtacatattttaaaaatattcacatgtgtatgtgtatatatgtatgtgtgtatatgtgaccctgaaccacgaaaccagtcttaagtcgctggggtatatttgtagcaatagccaacaatacattgtatgggtcaaaattattgatttttcttttatgccaaaaatcattaggatataaaagagaagtccacttccagaacaaatatacagataatttactcacccccttgcaatccaagatgtttgtgacttttttcagtcaataagaaattgtttcttcAGGAAACAAAATTCAGGAATGATCTCTATATAATGTCAatgtcaatggtgcccccaaattcgaaggttcaaaatgcagtttaaatgcagcttcaaatgtctctaaaagatcccagccgaggaagaagggtcttatctagcgaaacaatctgtctttttctaaacaaattgacaatttcaaatgcttgtcttgtctaagtCTACGTgaactcagtttttttttctggccaatacagttagggtatttttgtaaaaactcccatctcattttcttccccagAGTTCCGCAGacttagacaagacgagcatttgaggttaaaaagtatttaaatagtcaatttgttttgaaaatggccgatagttttgctggataagacccttcttcatcagctgggatcatttagagccctttgaagctgcattgaaactgcattttggaagttcaaacttcaggGCACCactgaaatccattatatggagataattcctgaaatgttttcctcaagaaacataatttcttatcgactgaagaaagaaagacatgaacatcttggatgacaagggggtgagtaaattatctgtacatttttgttctggatttggacttctcctttaagtaaagatcatgttctatgaagatattttataaatttcctaccataaatatatcaaaacttaatttttgattagtaatatgcattgctaagaacttcatttggacactacattttctcaatatttagattttttttgaaccctcagattctagattttcaaatagttgtatcttggccaaatattgtcctatcctaacaaaccatacatcaatggaatacttattatttagctttcagttgatgcataaatctcaatttaaagaaaattgacccgtatgactggttttgtggtccagggtcacacatatattcagataatttatattatatataataaaaaaaaaaaaaatacatgcatgggggtgtatgtataaatactagtggtgggcatagatatttttttttaatctagattaatctcactgtaatcttggaattaatctagattaaaatggctaatttgaattctgccgaaggcattcagaatatgtgtgctacccaaataatgactaaaagtaagtctttgagaaagggtttctcaagccaggtggcgcattagaccaggggctcatctcctgtttccaaaatgcattacaaactgcttgacaattgcatttacaacacaattaactatacaaacttgtgtaaccaactattcctacaccgCATGTACTTCTGCATAAAAGGCTGCGCGAGTGcgtgttgcagttaaatacacagacgtgcacgggcatggatatctgcgtgcacagTCTTCGGTTAAAGAGGAGaggcttttagaagcgtcaattcagttgttgcatatagtttaatgtctttatatcgggattatcaaagtaaattataactcacgcacgtgcccctagttaaaagggtctagcaacgcccctgccctgaagcaaacccggcggcttcatagctgcatccatgttagcacgtctcgtttgatgtggtaatttcacagtaggcatacacacaggttcaaagactcgttctcgccccctacagtgcaattcggctaggtatacatccgcgctaaaatatcaaggtgaaagtcatcatagcttacgtagaatagacccagctcccaacccaactttgagaatagattaacggcgatatttttttttatcgcccgataagagtctcacgttaacgcagcacaataacgccgataacggcccaccactaatacatacatattaaatatacccagcacacacacatacattatgtacaaaaaacctttattttagatgcgattaatcacgattaatcgttgccctGCACTATTATCATTATCTTTATAGTTTGCGTTATTTGTGTGAATGGGTGTGACGACCTATGTGCGTCATCCCTGAGTTGAACTGGAATTCTGTATAGTtctcttttgttaataaattttgCATATTTTTGGCACTTTTGTGTGTGTCCCTGTCTTTGTTACGTCCTTTTGAGCCATGGGGCGTAACAATGGGCCTTTAGTGAGGAGTCAACTGCTCCTCAGATTTCATTTTCACAAACTGAGGGATGAGTCATTATTATTTCCTGTTGTTTATGTTCTCTTATAATGAGGCTTAACTGACAAAATTAATATTACAGATCAAAAGGACCATTCTAAATCATCTTCTAAAAGGCTAAAACACTTCCTGATTAAAGTGTTTATTCTAAAATACAAAAGTTACTATTTAAATGGCATCCAAAATGCCACAATTATTGCTGTAATGACTCTAGGCATGTTAAAACCTGATCCCATGGTACATTTTAATCATGTAAAATGAATCATAACTAAATCAGCATGGTTTTATAAAGCTAAGCTCGGGTGATTCAGCACACCCCTGCTGGTACGCTTGCCATCCCTCCATTAAACTTTGTGCAGATGCgtcacaaaacacaaaacagatGAGTCACAAACCCAGGCGTTAGTAAAGGTTAGGtgacacattttattattattttaaactagTGCTTTGAGTAATTATGTGAATACTGTCTTCTGAACTCCAGGAAAAGAAAGCTTTGCTTTCTGTGTTCTCACGGTCTCCATGTGTTCAGTGTTTCTAGACACAAATTGAGAGTGACAGTGTGATATCAAAGCTCTTCTCAATTCACTCAGCCAGCTGTGGTTTGTTAAGTGAATGAGTCTGTGTGCTCCTCACCTGTCCAACTGGATTTGCAGGGCTTTCTTGGTGAAGCTGCCCAGCTTGTCCTCCTTCTCATTTATTCCACAGCGGATGGCAGCCTCCCCTGAAGGGACAGTCATATTATTACATTCAGAACTAAATGTTAGGGGCAGTAAAAAATTAAActgtagtcaaaagtttacatacaccttgcagaatctgcaatatgttaattattctagcaaaataagagggatcatgcaaaacgcatgttattttttgtatttagtactgacttgaataagacatttcaaataaaatatgtttacatatagtccacaagagaaaataaaataatttaatttataaaaatgaccctgttcaaaagtttacatccccttgattcttaaaatagttcactttcagaacaaaaatttacagataatgtacccacccccttcttcagtcgaaaagaaattatgttttttgaggaaaacatttcagaatttctctctatataatgtacttctatggtgcccccgagtttgaacttccaaaatgctgtttaaatgcagcttcagagggctctaactTTTACAatgtacatactttttaatctctacacagagtacacacagagctagacaagatgagaaattgaggttaaaaagtatataaattgcaattttgtttagaaaataacagatcgttttgatagataagacccttctttcctcggctgtgatcgtttagagccatctcaagctgcattttgctgcattatatggagagaaatcctgaaatgttttcctcaaaaaacataatttccttacgactgaagaaagaaagacattaacaacttggatgacaagggggtgagtacattatctgtacatttttgttctgaaagtgaactactcctttaatactgtgttgttacctgaatgattaacagcagtgctttttttttgtttagagatagttgttcatgagtcccttgtttgtcctgaacagttaaactgcccgctgttcttcagaataatcctttaggtcccacaaatccattggtttttcagcatttttgtgtatttgaaccctttccaactataactgtatgattttgagatccatcttttcacactgaggacaactgagggactcatatgcaactaatacagaaggttcaaacgctcactgatgctccagaaggaaaaacgataatCAAATTGCTTTTGTTCAGCTATTTATTAAGCAAATGTCCAGCCTGATTTTGTATTATATCACTGACATAGTGCTACACAAGTAACTGACTGCTGATTCTTGTCTGGCACAGGGCTAAATCAAATTTTCTGATTTGATAAATACATCTCATAACAAATTATGGTCTTTACATACTTTTTTTGCTTACATGAAATCAGATTAGCGTGACTGTAGTTGAAGAATGACTCTAGCCCTAACAATGACCTGCCAGACTCTGTTTCCATTGATCTGACAGACTCACCCTCTCGGAGCAGCTCATCAGCCGTGCTGACTCCATGCTCAATGAGCTTCTGACAGTCATCTAAAGGACTGACACTGTCCAGCTCGATGTTGTCCACCTCTTGCAGTAGAGTGTTCAGCCTCTCTGTCAGCAATCGACTCACCGCCGTCTGCAGCTCCTGAAAGTGCCTCTGCAGAGCCTCACGTGTCTGACTGGCACTGCCGCGCACctgaacacacacatacacacagacaagatttacactaccagtcaaaatttttgaacagtaagatttttaatgttttaaagtctTAAGcagttacattttgaaatatttctatttaaaagaactgctttctatttgaatacattttaaaatataacagcaaatcagcatattcaaatgatttctgaaggatcatgtgacactgaagactggagtaataatattttcaaatagaaagcagttgtaaacagtaaaaaaaaatctaacttgtactgtttttgctgtactttggatcaaataaatgcaggctttgtgagcagaagagacttctttaaaaaaacattcaaaatcttactgttcaaaaacttttgacaggtcgTTTACATAATAATCTTCATTACATCAAACTTTTGAAGACAGTTGAGGAAAACACTTCCTCTGTATAGCTTAATAAATGCGCATTTCCTTAAACCACAGGCTAAAAAGAGACACTGATTTTAAGAAGTAACTTCAATCTAGCGCACTATTCAGACAGGATTTGTTTTCTAAACTAAGTTTAAATTACAAATGATAGACAGATGGCATTTCAAAACTGATATTTTACTCAGGATGTTGATGAAGTTGTACCAGATAGTACAAGAAATTGATTTATAGTTATGTTAAATTagagaagtttaaaaaaaaaaaaaaaacactattattAAAAATTTGTTAAAACTATTTTTGAAAGACGCATTTAATGCTCACCAAGTctacatttatttggtcaaattacagtaaaaacagcaattttgtaaaatattattacaataaacaACTGCTTTCAATTTAaatagtcttttctgctcaccaagcctgcctttatttgatccaaagtatagcagaaacagtaaaattgtgaaatatttttactatttaaaataactgttttctatttgaatatactttaaaatgtaatttattcctgtgatcaaagctacattctcagcatcattacttaagtcttcagtgtcacatgatccttcaaatcctaagatttgctgctcaaattatttttaatctaaaataaaaatcttttgtaacattataacatgtctttatcatcacttttcatcaatttaaagcatccttgctaaataaaagtattaatttctatatctATAGATCATATTACTGAATGGTAgcgtttaatgttacaaaagctttttatttcagaaatgctgatctttggatctttcgattcaaaggatcctgaaaataAATGAACTCAactcttttaaatattaatgacaataataaataaaatgtttcttgaacagcatatcagcatatcagaatgatttctgtagaatcatgtgactctgaagactggagtaatgatgctgaaaatttagctttgattacaggaataaattacattttaaaatatattcaaacagaaaaaagaTATTACTTCATTAAATAATTACTTCATTAAATAATACATGATTTGCATGCAAAATACAATTCTACTGTTATAAAATACAAATACTATAAAAGTAAATAAACCAATTTATTTAGAAGTGTACATTTAGTCATTTACGTAATAAGGGTGGCATATACCAAATATGGGAATCTCTGGTATCATCTGTGTAAGTCACGTAAATGTGCCACAGTCTTGTTTTGTACATGAAGTGAAGGTCTGAAAGCGGAAGTGGTGAGAAGTGAATGGCACATTTCAATTTTCTTGATGCATCTTTCAGACTAGCTACTTCACCTTCAACAAGATGGAGCCAAGAGTGACAGGAAGCCTGGCGGTTTtcgatgtaaaaaaaaaaaaaaagagagaaaaaaaataacagttcCTCTTGTGAACATGAAACTTGCGCTTGCAAAAGAAGCTTAGCTTGGCCCCTTCAATGCCACGTATCAATGAACATTTGTATTGCGGTTCAACTAATTATGGTCCACTACACTATAGCTTAAAACCTAGTGAACTATCACACAAGCACTCTTCACACTGACATAAAAGGAGATGTTAAAACAAAATCACGctctgtaatttaaaaaattcTTTGAGTCATATTTCTGGAACGAGGAAAAGTCTCATTCCCTTATAATCAGTGAAACGCAACGCAGCCCAGGGCAAAAACATGttgacagaaacacacacacaacagaccGCAGTGCAAACGTGTTGACGATTTGCACCATGGAACTCGACAGACTGCCGTCACAGTGTGTGTAGGTAGAGATAACACCCCTGTCGTCCAGGAAGTGGGAAGAGAGTCTAAAATAACACAGATAAAGTGGCGCAGGATAAATGGATGAAACCCAAAAGAGACGGTGTTATTAATCAACCCTAGTGGAAAGTTCCAGACTTCGCTTTGTTTGCAGCGAATGCAGGAAATGCTTTGTCCAAAGACGTGCATCGTTCCTCATACGGTGAAGGCTTATCAGGATCAATCTGGACATTTCGAGCCAGGACAGAATCCTCTGCCTAAATATTGTCATTCATGACAATGCACTGTGAGGTGTGTGTGGAGGGTGGAGGCAGGAGCTCGGGGCTCTGCTGCTTTGGGTTTTGGAATGGGGGAAATTAGATGTGCTGACTCCCCATCACAGGATGTTAAGACTTAGCCTCTTCCCAGAGATTCAGTTTTACCATCCTACAAAATTCTTtacaacaaatgtgaccctggaccacaaaaccagtcttacgtagcacgagtatatttgtagcaatagccaaaaatacattgtatgggtcaaaatgatcatttttttccttttatgccaaaaatcattaggatattaaataaagatcatgttccatgagaatattttgtaaatttcctactgtaaatatatcaaaacttttttcatttggacaactta is part of the Garra rufa chromosome 1, GarRuf1.0, whole genome shotgun sequence genome and harbors:
- the LOC141325542 gene encoding cytokine receptor-like factor 3, which encodes MSIEAEALLQEAKESIEAAQNYRSELQQRLHGLSQARKQVRGSASQTREALQRHFQELQTAVSRLLTERLNTLLQEVDNIELDSVSPLDDCQKLIEHGVSTADELLREGEAAIRCGINEKEDKLGSFTKKALQIQLDSLPEVPVLVDVPCLSAQLDDSLLHMFRTQVARHGSVASHPPVQIEELVERPGGVLVRWCKVDDDFTPQDYRLQYRRGNSSQYEDAYIGKDTEFLVLHLDPHIDHLFRVCARGEGRTEWSPWSIPQTGYTTLAPHEWLPGVDGYILSSRKNIAMRNDSSPGHGGVLYSNTPTYFCGQTLTFKITAAGQTDKRDSLGVCADSRTDTDSLQRDQAVCISTNGMSRTIELNSRDFTLQAQAFLKIQDFKKLYLQQFTGILKVIMSIYNM